In Carassius gibelio isolate Cgi1373 ecotype wild population from Czech Republic chromosome B4, carGib1.2-hapl.c, whole genome shotgun sequence, one DNA window encodes the following:
- the LOC127956511 gene encoding filamin-C isoform X6, with protein sequence MMSNNTYFDQQLPPQYYQGTDNGEDGDEEMPATEKDLAEDAPWKKIQQNTFTRWCNEHLKCLNKKINDLQKDLSDGLKLIGLLEVLSQKKMYRKYHARPNFRQMKLENVSVALEFLEREHIKLVSIDSKAIVDGNLKLILGLIWTLILHYSISMPMWEDEDDEDARKLTPKQRLLGWIQNKVPQLPINNFHRDWRDGKALGALVDNCAPGLCPDWETWDPSQPVENAREAMQQADDWLGVPQVIAPEEIVDPNVDEHSVMTYLSQFPKAKLKPGAPLRSKTLHPKRAKAYGPGIEPRGNVVLRPAEFVVETVEAGLGEVLVYVEDPEGHTEEARVIPKNDRNRSYSVLYVPKVEGLHKVKVLFAGQDIDRSPFLVNVSKALGDPNKVQARGPGLEPVGNVANKPTYFDIYTAGAGAGDVGVIIVDSQGRRDTVEIILENKGDSVFRCTYGPILEGPHTIYVTFAGQQIPRSPFTVHISEASNPNACRAIGRGLQPKGVRVKEVADFKVYTKGAGSGELRVQVKGPRGGDEPVKVQELGDGVYECDYYPIFTGKYIITITWGGHAIPRSPFEVVISEDAGPQKVRAWGPGLETGMVGKSADFVVEAIGTEVGTLGFSIEGPSQAKIECDDKGDGSCDVLYWPTEPGDYAVHVICDDEDIKDSPFMAHILPAANDVFPEKIKCYGPGLEPTGCIVNKPAEFTIDARGAGRGHLQIYAQDSEGFPINIQITDNGDSTYFCIYIPTKPIKHTIVITWGEVNVPNSPFRVAIGEGSHPENVKVHGPGVEKTGLKASEPTYFTVDCSEAGQGDVSIGIKCAPGVVGPAEADIDFDIIKNDNDTFTVKYTPPGAGRYTIMVLFADQEIPISPFRIKVDPSHDANKVKAEGPGLNKTGVEVGKPTHFTIYTKGAGKATPEVHFTTAGKGEAVSDFEIIDNHDYSFTVRYTALQQGNMSISVCHGGDPIPKSPFTITVAPPLDLNKVKVQGLNNKVDVGKDEEFTINTRGAGGQGKVDVKITSPSRRPIPCKVESGTSNEVYTVKYIPPEEGPYKVDISYDGNPVPGSPFTVEGEMPPDPSKVRAYGPGLKGGIVGKPAPFAIDTKGAGTGGLGLTVEGPCEAKIECQDNGDGSCSVSYLPTEPGEYSINILFADAHIPGSPFKAMVQSVFDPSKVTASGPGLERGKVNEAASFTVDCSKAGEAELTIEIISDSGAQAEVHVQNNSDGTYSITYIPPFHGMYTITIKYGGHAVPKFPARVQVDPALDTSGIKVYGPGVEPRGVLREVTTHFVIDTRVHSKMGGNHVKVRIVNPSGANTDAYITDKGDGTYRVEYTAFEDGVHLIEVLYDDVPVPKSPFRVAVTEGCDPSRVRAYGPGLEEGLVNKPNRFTVETRGAGTGGLGLAIEGPSEAKMSCKDNKDGSCSVEYIPFTPGEYDVNITFGGLPIPGSPFRVPVRELVDPSKVKCSGPGLGSGVRAHVPQTFTVDCSKAGLAPLEVLLYGPTGMTEPVNITDNGEGIHTVTYTPAKDGPYTVCVKYADQEVPRSPFKIKVLPAHDASKVRASGPGLNASGVPASLPVEFTIDARDAGEGLLTVQILDPEGKPKKANIRDNRDGTYTVSYVPDMTGRYTITIKYGGDEIPYSPYRIHALPSGDASKCHVTVSIGGHGLGSGLGPTIQIGEETVITVDAKAAGKGKVTCKVSTPDGAELDVDVVENADGTFDIYYTAPEPGKYVITIRFGGEHIPNSPFHVVASDTIPIIEEPCDKLQLQQPYAPYQGYTPHWATEEPVTAVDAMEPMLRPFNLVIPFTVQKGEITGEVRMPSGKTARPHITDNKDGTVTVKYAPTEKGLHEMDIKYDGNHIPGSPLQFYVDAINSGHVNAYGPGLSHGMVNKPATFTIVTKDAGEGGLSLAVEGPSKAEISCKDNKDGTCTVSYLPTAPGDYNIIVKFDDKHIAGSPFTAKITGDDSMRTSELNVGTSTDVSLKITETDLSSLTASIRAPSGNEEPCLLKRLPNRHIGISFTPKEVGEHVVSVKKNGKHVTNSPFKIMVGQSEIGDASKVKVFGKGLIEGHTFEVAEFIVDTRTAGYGGLGLSIEGPSKVDINCSDVEDGTCKVTYCPTEPGTYIINIKFADQHVPGSPFTVKVLGEGRMKESITRKRQAPSIASVGSTCDLNLKIPGNWFQMVSAQERHTRTFTRSSHTYTRTERTEISKTRAGETKREVRVEESTQVGGDPFRDVFGGFRGRESRGTYSSAQGRQSEGESGTQEMTAQVTSPSGNTEDAEIIEGEDSTYSVRFVPQEMGPHTVNVKYRGQHVPGSPFQFTVGPLGEGGPHKVRAGGTGLDRGVAGVPAEFSIWTREAGAGGLSIAVEGPSKAEISFEDRKDGSCGVAYVVQEPGDYEVSIKFNDEHIPDSPFIVPIASVSDDGRLLTVTSLQEMGLKVNQEASFAVQLNGARGAIDAKVHTPSGAVEECYITELDNDKHAIRFIPRENGVHSIDVRFNGSHIPGSPFKIRVGEPGQAGDPGMVTAFGAGLEGGTTGVPSDFIVNTCNAGSGALSVTIDGPSKVKMDCQECPEGYKVTYTPMAPGSYLISIKYGGPQHIVGSPFKAKVSGARLSGGHSLHETSSVLVETVMKSSSVAGSFSTLPKFSSDASKVISRGAGLSKAFIGQKNTFTVDCSKAGTNMLMVGVHGPKTPCEEVYVKHMGNRMYNVTYTVKEKGDYILIVKWGEEMVPGSPFHVTVP encoded by the exons ATAGTAAAGCTATAGTGGACGGCAACCTAAAACTGATCCTGGGGCTGATATGGACCCTTATTCTGCACTACTCTATTTCCATGCCCATGTGGGAGGATGAGGACGATGAAGACGCCCGGAAGCTGACGCCCAAACAGCGCCTTCTGGGCTGGATCCAGAACAAGGTCCCCCAGCTGCCCATCAACAACTTCCACAGGGACTGGAGAGATGGCAAAGCCCTCGGTGCACTGGTGGATAATTGCGCACCTG GCCTGTGTCCGGACTGGGAGACATGGGACCCGAGTCAGCCAGTGGAGAATGCAAGAGAAGCCATGCAACAAGCTGACGACTGGCTCGGTGTGCCTCAG GTGATCGCACCTGAGGAGATCGTGGATCCTAATGTGGACGAGCACTCAGTGATGACCTACCTGTCTCAGTTCCCCAAAGCCAAACTCAAGCCTGGTGCCCCACTGCGATCTAAAACCCTGCACCCCAAGAGAGCCAAGGCCTATGGTCCAG GGATTGAGCCCAGAGGTAATGTTGTGTTGAGGCCAGCTGAGTTTGTGGTGGAGACCGTGGAGGCCGGGCTTGGAGAGGTGTTGGTGTACGTGGAGGATCCAGAAGGCCACACAGAAGAG GCCAGAGTAATTCCCAAGAATGACAGGAACAGGAGCTACTCTGTGCTCTATGTCCCGAAAGTGGAGGGCCTGCATAAG GTGAAGGTGTTGTTTGCTGGACAGGACATTGACAGAAGCCCTTTCCTAGTAAATGTGTCTAAAGCACTGGGTGACCCAAACAAGGTGCAGGCCCGTGGGCCAGGTTTGGAACCGGTGGGGAATGTGGCCAATAAACCCACCTATTTTGACATCTACACAGCAG GTGCGGGAGCGGGCGATGTCGGTGTGATCATTGTGGACTCTCAGGGCCGCAGAGACACAGTGGAGATCATTCTGGAAAACAAGGGCGACAGTGTTTTCCGCTGCACATACGGCCCCATTTTGGAGGGCCCTCACACTATATATGTGACATTCGCTGGCCAGCAGATACCCAGAAGCCCTTTCACTGTCCACATCTCAGAGG CAAGCAACCCCAATGCCTGTCGGGCCATCGGGCGCGGCCTGCAGCCCAAGGGTGTGCGTGTGAAGGAGGTGGCCGACTTTAAGGTGTACACGAAGGGAGCAGGCAGTGGAGAACTACGTGTGCAAGTCAAAGGGCCAA GAGGTGGCGATGAGCCTGTGAAGGTGCAAGAGCTGGGTGACGGTGTGTATGAATGTGATTACTACCCCATTTTCACTGGAAAATACATTATCACCATTACTTGGGGTGGCCACGCCATTCCCCGCAG cCCATTTGAGGTGGTCATAAGTGAAGATGCAGGCCCTCAGAAGGTGAGGGCTTGGGGTCCAGGCTTGGAGACAGGCATGGTTGGCAAATCAGCTgactttgtggtcgaggccattGGCACTGAGGTTGGAACTCTGG GTTTCTCCATCGAAGGCCCCTCACAGGCTAAGATAGAGTGTGATGATAAGGGAGATGGGTCTTGTGATGTTTTGTACTGGCCCACTGAGCCTGGTGACTATGCGGTCCATGTCATCTGTGATGATGAAGATATCAAAGACAGCCCATTTATGGCCCACATCCTCCCTGCAGCCAATGACGTCTTTCCTGAGAAG ATTAAGTGCTACGGCCCTGGGCTAGAACCAACCGGGTGCATTGTAAACAAACCTGCTGAATTTACAATTGACGCCCGTGGAGCTGGAAGAGGACATCTACAGATTTACGCTCAG GATTCAGAAGGCTTCCCAATCAACATCCAGATCACAGATAATGGTGACAGCACATATTTCTGCATCTACATACCCACCAAGCCCATCAAACACACTATCGTCATCACCTGGGGAGAGGTCAACGTTCCCAACAGTCCATTCAGG GTGGCCATTGGAGAAGGCAGTCATCCAGAGAACGTGAAGGTTCATGGTCCTGGAGTAGAGAAGACTGGCTTGAAGGCCAGTGAACCCACTTACTTTACTGTGGATTGCAGTGAGGCCGGACAAG GAGATGTCAGCATTGGGATTAAATGTGCTCCTGGCGTGGTGGGACCTGCCGAAGCAGATATTGATTTTGATATCATTAAAAATGACAACGACACATTCACAGTGAAGTATACGCCCCCTGGAGCAGGACGCTACACCATCATGGTGCTATTTGCTGATCAA GAAATTCCAATCAGCCCCTTCCGTATCAAAGTTGATCCATCCCATGATGCTAATAAAGTGAAAGCAGAGGGTCCCGGACTCAACAAGACAG GTGTGGAAGTGGGCAAGCCGACCCACTTCACGATCTACACTAAAGGAGCAGGCAAGGCAACACCTGAGGTTCACTTTACCACAGCTGGGAAAGGAGAAGCCGTCAGTGACTTCGAGATCATCGATAACCATGACTATTCTTTCACTGTGCGTTACACTGCGTTACAGCAG GGTAACATGAGCATATCTGTGTGCCATGGTGGTGACCCTATCCCCAAAAGCCCTTTTACCATCACTGTTGCCCCTCCTTTGGATCTCAACAAGGTCAAAGTTCAAGGACTCAACAACA AAGTCGACGTAGGGAAAGATGAGGAGTTTACCATTAACACACGTGGTGCGGGAGGTCAAGGAAAGGTGGACGTCAAGATTACATCACCTTCTCGCCGGCCAATCCCGTGCAAGGTTGAATCTGGAACATCCAATGAGGTGTACACTGTTAAATACATTCCCCCTGAAGAGGGGCCCTACAAAGTGGACATCAGCTATGATGGAAACCCTGTGCCTGGAAGTCCTTTCACGGTGGAGGGAGAGATGCCTCCAGATCCCTCAAAG GTACGAGCCTATGGCCCTGGCCTAAAGGGAGGTATTGTGGGTAAACCTGCTCCATTTGCCATTGACACCAAAGGTGCAGGTACAGGGGGTCTCGGGCTGACTGTGGAGGGTCCATGTGAAGCCAAGATTGAGTGCCAGGACAATGGAGATGGATCTTGCTCGGTATCCTATCTGCCCACTGAGCCTGGAGAGTATTCCATCAACATCCTGTTTGCTGATGCTCACATCCCTGGTTCTCCCTTCAAAGCCATGGTGCAGTCTGTCTTTGACCCCAGCAAGGTCACAGCTAGTGGACCAGGGCTGGAGAGAGGAAAGGTCAATGAAGCGGCTTCGTTCACAGTGGACTGCTCTAAAGCAGGCGAGGCGGAGTTGACCATTGAGATTATTTCAGATTCAGGAGCGCAGGCTGAGGTTCATGTCCAGAATAACAGCGATGGAACATATTCTATCACCTACATCCCTCCTTTCCATGGAATGTACACCATCACGATTAAATATGGAGGACATGCAGTGCCGAAGTTCCCTGCGAGGGTTCAGGTGGATCCTGCTCTCGATACAAGTGGAATCAAGGTCTACGGTCCAGGAGTGGAACCCAGAG GGGTGCTTCGAGAGGTCACTACACACTTTGTCATTGACACTCGGGTTCACAGCAAGATGGGTGGAAACCACGTCAAAGTTCGGATTGTTAACCCATCAGGTGCCAACACTGATGCGTACATCACTGACAAAGGAGATGGCACTTATAGAGTGGAGTATACAGCATTTGAGGATG GTGTGCATCTGATAGAGGTGCTGTATGATGACGTACCTGTTCCTAAGAGCCCATTTAGGGTGGCGGTAACCGAAGGTTGTGATCCCAGCCGTGTACGTGCCTATGGTCCTGGTCTGGAAGAGGGTCTGGTCAACAAACCCAACCGCTTCACTGTGGAGACCAG GGGTGCTGGCACAGGTGGCCTTGGATTGGCCATCGAGGGTCCATCAGAAGCTAAGATGTCTTGTAAAGATAACAAAGATGGCAGCTGTAGCGTGGAGTATATTCCTTTCACTCCTGGAGAATATGATGTCAACATTACTTTCGGAGGTCTGCCTATCCCAG GTAGCCCATTCAGGGTGCCTGTGAGGGAGCTAGTGGATCCAAGTAAGGTGAAGTGTTCTGGTCCTGGTTTGGGAAGCGGAGTAAGAGCCCACGTTCCTCAAACCTTCACCGTGGACTGCAGCAAAGCAGGACTCGCCCCACTAGAGGTGCTTCTGTATGGACCCACAG GGATGACAGAGCCAGTGAATATCACAGACAACGGTGAAGGCATACACACGGTGACCTACACTCCTGCTAAAGATGGACCTTACACTGTGTGTGTCAAATATGCAGACCAAGAAGTGCCACGCAG TCCGTTTAAGATCAAGGTGTTGCCTGCTCATGATGCCAGTAAAGTTCGTGCCAGCGGTCCCGGACTGAACGCTTCCGGTGTTCCCGCCAGCCTGCCGGTGGAGTTCACCATCGATGCCCGTGACGCAGGCGAGGGGCTTCTCACCGTACAGATACTG GACCCAGAAGGAAAACCAAAGAAAGCCAACATTCGAGATAACAGAGATGGAACATACACCGTGTCCTACGTCCCAGATATGACGGGACGCTACACTATTACAATCAAATATGGTGGAGATGAGATCCCATACTCACCCTATCGCATACATGCGCTGCCCAGTGGAGATGCCAGCAAATGCCATGTAACAG TGTCAATTGGGGGACACGGATTGG GCTCTGGGCTCGGACCCACTATTCAAATTGGCGAGGAGACCGTTATCACTGTGGATGCAAAGGCTGCTGGGAAGGGGAAAGTCACCTGCAAAGTGTCAACTCCAGACGGTGCAGAGCTAGACGTGGATGTGGTGGAGAACGCAGACGGGACATTTGATATCTATTATACTGCTCCAGAGCCTGGGAAATACGTCATAACCATTCGCTTTGGAGGAGAGCACATTCCCAACAGCCCCTTCCATGTGGTG GCATCTGATACCATCCCTATAATCGAGGAACCGTGTGATAAACTACAGTTACAGCAGCCCTACGCCCCCTACCAGGGCTACACCCCTCACTGG GCCACAGAGGAACCAGTCACTGCAGTGGATGCCATGGAGCCAATGCTCCGCCCGTTCAATCTGGTTATTCCATTTACTGTGCAAAAGGGGGAGATTACAG gtgaggTACGCATGCCATCTGGTAAAACCGCCCGTCCACACATCACTGATAACAAGGACGGGACTGTGACGGTCAAATATGCCCCCACTGAGAAGGGCCTACATGAGATGGACATCAAATATGATGGCAACCACATACCAG GAAGTCCGCTGCAGTTCTATGTGGATGCTATTAACAGCGGACATGTGAATGCATACGGTCCTGGTCTGAGTCATGGCATGGTCAACAAACCCGCCACCTTCACTATCGTCACTAAGGATGCTGGAGaag GTGGTCTGTCTTTGGCAGTGGAAGGCCCTTCTAAAGCAGAGATCAGCTGTAAAGATAATAAAGATGGCACCTGCACTGTGTCCTACCTGCCAACGGCCCCAGGAGACTATAATATAATCGTCAAGTTTGATGACAAGCACATCGCTGGAAGCCCCTTTACAGCCAAGATCACAG GTGATGACTCCATGAGGACGTCTGAGCTGAACGTTGGCACATCCACAGACGTGTCACTGAAGATCACAGAGACAGACCTGAGCTCCCTGACTGCTAGCATCAGAGCCCCATCTGGAAACGAGGAGCCCTGCCTGCTGAAGAGACTTCCAAACCGACACATCG GAATATCCTTCACTCCTAAAGAGGTGGGTGAGCATGTGGTCAGCGTGAAGAAGAATGGAAAACACGTGACCAACAGCCCATTCAAGATCATGGTGGGCCAGTCTGAGATAGGAGACGCCAGTAAGGTGAAGGTGTTTGGGAAAGGACTGATTGAAGGACACACCTTTGAAGTGGCTGAGTTCATTGTGGACACCAGAACTGCAG GTTATGGAGGTCTCGGTCTGTCCATCGAGGGGCCCAGCAAAGTTGACATTAACTGTTCGGACGTGGAAGATGGAACCTGTAAAGTGACCTACTGCCCAACCGAACCCGGAACTTACATCATCAACATCAAATTTGCAGACCAACATGTGCCAG GAAGTCCATTTACAGTGAAGGTTCTGGGTGAAGGAAGAATGAAGGAGAGCATCACCAGAAAGAGGCAGGCGCCCTCTATTGCCTCGGTGGGCAGCACTTGCGACCTCAACCTCAAGATTCCAG GGAACTGGTTTCAGATGGTGTCGGCCCAAGAGCGGCACACGCGTACCTTCACCCGCAGCAGCCACACCTACACACGAACAGAACGCACCGAGATCAGCAAGACCCGTGCGGGCGAGACCAAACGGGAAGTGCGGGTGGAAGAGAGCACCCAGGTGGGGGGCGACCCCTTTAGGGATGTTTTCGGTGGATTCCGGGGCAGGGAGAGCCGGGGAACCTACAGCAGCGCCCAGGGCCGACAatcagagg GTGAATCAGGTACACAGGAAATGACTGCACAGGTGACGAGTCCCAGCGGCAACACAGAGGACGCTGAGATCATAGAGGGAGAGGACAGCACCTATAGTGTGCGTTTTGTGCCTCAGGAGATGGGCCCCCACACTGTCAATGTCAAATACAGGGGACAGCATGTCCCCGGAAGCCCCTTCCAGTTCACCGTGGGGCCCCTGGGAGAGGGAGGGCCCCATAAGGTTCGGGCTGGTGGTACTGGTTTGGACAGAGGTGTGGCTGGAGTACCAG CTGAGTTCAGTATCTGGACCCGTGAGGCCGGTGCTGGTGGTTTGTCCATAGCTGTCGAGGGGCCCAGCAAAGCAGAAATTTCCTTTGAGGACAGGAAGGATGGTTCCTGTGGGGTGGCCTATGTGGTGCAGGAACCTG ggGACTATGAAGTTTCAATCAAATTTAACGACGAGCATATCCCAGACAGCCCTTTTATCGTTCCTATTGCATCAGTGTCAGATGACGGCCGCCTGCTCACCGTCACCAGCCTGCAG GAGATGGGTCTGAAGGTGAATCAAGAAGCCTCGTTTGCCGTGCAGCTGAACGGAGCGCGAGGGGCGATTGATGCAAAGGTTCACACACCATCTGGAGCAGTGGAGGAGTGTTACATCACCGAGCTAGACAATG ATAAACACGCCATACGGTTTATTCCACGAGAGAACGGCGTCCACTCCATCGATGTCCGTTTTAACGGGAGTCACATCCCTGGCAGTCCCTTCAAGATCCGTGTAGGGGAACCCGGCCAGGCGGGAGATCCAGGAATGGTGACGGCTTTCGGGGCTGGACTGGAGGGGGGAACTACAG GTGTACCGTCAGACTTCATTGTAAACACGTGTAACGCTGGCTCAGGAGCTCTGTCGGTCACCATCGACGGCCCATCGAAGGTGAAGATGGATTGTCAGGAGTGTCCAGAAGGATACAAGGTCACCTACACACCCATGGCTCCCGGTAGCTACCTCATCTCCATTAAATACGGAGGACCGCAGCATATCGTGGGCAGCCCCTTCAAAGCCAAAGTCTCTG GTGCACGTCTGTCCGGAGGACACTCTCTGCACGAAACGTCATCGGTTCTGGTGGAAACGGTCATGAAATCGTCCTCAGTGGCCGGATCCTTCTCTACTCTGCCGAAGTTCTCGTCCGACGCCAGTAAGGTGATCTCCAGGGGGGCCGGACTCTCCAAAGCCTTCATTGGCCAGAAGAACACCTTCACAGTGGACTGCAGTAAAGCAG GGACAAATATGTTGATGGTAGGAGTGCACGGGCCAAAGACTCCCTGTGAGGAAGTGTACGTCAAGCACATGGGCAACAGAATGTACAATGTCACATACACAGTGAAGGAGAAAGGCGACTACATCCTGATAGTCAAATGGGGTGAAGAAATGGTGCCCGGAAGCCCTTTCCACGTCACCGTGCCTTAA